Genomic segment of Candidatus Cloacimonadaceae bacterium:
TTACTGGCAAGCATTCTATGCCTTAGCTCTTCAGCAGGCAATGTGTCGTTAACATGGATACGGTTCATCTGTACCTCCAGCTATTGTTGTTCTGGAGATACTATAATCATAATTTGGATTTATGCAAGCGAATTAGTATTACTTGATGCTCACCAGGTGAAAGCCACTTGCTTCTTTTTAGGTTATATTGCCGGAAGATATCCCCATTTGGTAAGAGAGACTGCTGAGCGGGGACATGAAATAGGCTCGCATGGAATGTATCACAAGCTGATCTATAAAATGACCAGTGAAGAATTTTACGAGGATGCACTAAGCTCGAGGCTATTGCTGGAAAGTGTTTCAGGTAAAAGGGTGGATTGTTTTCGCAGTCCGAGCTTTTCAATTATTGAAGCTACACCTTGGTTTTTTGACAATCTAACCAGAGCCGGATATGTTTCTGATTCGTCAATGTTTCCCGTTAAACGTGAAAGAGGGGGCTATCT
This window contains:
- a CDS encoding polysaccharide deacetylase family protein, which gives rise to LLASILCLSSSAGNVSLTWIRFICTSSYCCSGDTIIIIWIYASELVLLDAHQVKATCFFLGYIAGRYPHLVRETAERGHEIGSHGMYHKLIYKMTSEEFYEDALSSRLLLESVSGKRVDCFRSPSFSIIEATPWFFDNLTRAGYVSDSSMFPVKRERGGYLTKNVGPHWVKTKLGNICEFPISVAPIFGKDVCFFGGGYLRLFPKWLILCMQNKLSGKGIPTLFYIHPREIDPLHPRLKMSAWLHFKTYINMKTVRPKLEAIFHSNSFVTCHEYMITKMMDK